The Rhodococcus triatomae genome includes a window with the following:
- a CDS encoding DinB family protein, with amino-acid sequence MAPADPKTVLHRTLDEARDALLWKLDGLGEYDARRPLTPTGTNLLGLVKHLTGVEFGYFGEPFGRPARRLPAWLVPGAEDSTAEENVDMWAKETETRQQILDDYRAARAHADATIAALPLDAAGRVEPWPPDRRDVTLHEMLVLAIAETHRHAGHADIVRELVDGSVGRLPDDPASPRTRSELQAHWDRVHFAAERADHPV; translated from the coding sequence ATGGCACCCGCCGACCCGAAGACCGTCCTGCATCGCACGCTGGACGAGGCCAGGGATGCGCTGCTGTGGAAGCTCGACGGCCTCGGCGAGTACGACGCCCGGCGCCCGCTGACACCCACCGGCACCAATCTCCTCGGTCTCGTCAAACATCTCACCGGAGTCGAGTTCGGATACTTCGGTGAGCCGTTCGGGCGGCCGGCCCGCCGGTTGCCCGCGTGGCTGGTTCCCGGCGCGGAGGACAGCACGGCCGAGGAGAACGTCGACATGTGGGCGAAGGAGACGGAGACCCGGCAACAGATCCTCGACGACTACCGCGCGGCCCGCGCCCACGCGGACGCCACCATCGCGGCCCTACCCCTCGATGCCGCCGGCCGGGTAGAGCCCTGGCCGCCGGACCGGCGGGACGTGACACTGCACGAGATGCTCGTCCTCGCCATCGCCGAAACCCACCGCCACGCGGGGCATGCCGACATCGTTCGCGAGCTCGTCGACGGTTCCGTCGGCCGGCTACCGGACGATCCCGCCTCCCCGCGCACGCGGTCCGAACTACAGGCACACTGGGATCGGGTCCATTTCGCCGCCGAACGCGCTGATCACCCTGTGTGA
- a CDS encoding glutamate synthase-related protein, translated as MTTRAARTGLYDPVLEKSSCGVGFITRKDGTQTHEILAKAHAALCEVPHRGGMNAEGVGDGAGVSVDLSVRLFRKLTGIADLEAGRFGVGNFFLPNNPESYPDAESVITRGLAAQGLTVLLTRNVPVDAAALRPAAAAYQLPIRQWVFAAPDGCTDATEFDLRIHEALLEIESVAYTDPALTGLYPLSLSARTQVLKGRLNSGEVIPYFRDLVDPDHEVHTLYFHTRFSTNTDPHPTMAQPFRLMAHNGELNTDKKNRLSEAAVARARNREIIRPPGQSDSCRLDQTLQSRVVEDGLGLVAAVVSMMPPAWENDTSLSPDVRAMLEFFSLYEEKNDGPAALIFGDGSVVGARLDRLGLRPLRSVETDEYLCVTSEAGQFDFDPQTVLHRGRIEAGGMLYFDHRAGRAYSTDEALELLAAREDYAALVAQARNTLESLPEIPVEPGPQRYNGDLERHQRYVAYSHNQESFKFMMDPMLASGQEKISAMGYGNAINALSDVEGGVAKYFSQRFAQVTNPALDSIREADGMTLRVALGARPGSGAVDAPQIVVPTPILTHADMLRIRKQTATPVQRFPMLYTPVYGDRDANAAAVVAAIDALCDEVEAFARERGGIVIVTDRHVASDAAALPLIVVVSAINQRLIEEGLRLRASLVAESGQISSSHHVATALGFGASAIYPLAVQLRAEEKFAADPDAAFRKFAKASEKSLMKTMGRVGLCTVESYIGGEFFEPNYLDTDDPVLHRYFPNMKTPVGGVGFTTVAQAVADWHERARTVQGEKDIPLLGLFKERAEGAGHSYGTTAVRGFVDLTEEPISFDTSGSQDHTDALRLLPLHRLEDAFGIDDDAYRNAGFRALTPEAVDGFTITPGYRAFSRTMAEERSRRPAALRDVLELPADVTFAVTADDFTREMGPYSRTGNNHYVVRGLEPEALGEDRFRLRLTGPHRGDGGRLEALGTSLAARFGADVLERVVDGEALVVRVAGPALAYVGLLRAAPAAISLDEVQPAGAITPRLTSGAMSHGALNANAHEAVAHGTNMVGGMSNCGEGGEHISRFGTIRGSRIKQFASGRFGVWAGYLADPMLEELEIKIAQGAKPGEGGQLPAPKVTVEIAAARGGTPGVELVSPPPHHDTYSIEDLAQLIHDCKASRVRVIVKLVSSEGIGTIAVGVAKAGADVINVAGNTGGTGAAAVTSLKYAGRSAEIGVAEVHQALSANGLRDKVLLRCSGAHQTGSDVVKSALLGADSFEFGTTALMMLKCVMAKNCNVKCPAGLTTNPEVFDGDPRAMAQYLLNIAHETRELLSELGLRSLREARGRTDLLQLLDHPSGVGALDLRAMLTVVDEIRVENPVYLEKDYTLDDGWLTELRAALIDDGAETVRLGGGVVLGNRNKTVGGQLSVDIERMLNHELGEQLPPAALRDDRGRGYLRADSVRIETTGSAGLSYAAFCNDGMRMTHTGTCNDGVGKGASGGVIVVRSPGGGSPATGGNVLIGNFALFGATGGRTFVEGAAGDRFAVRNSGATAVVEGVGDFACEYMTNGAVLNLGGFGKGVGNGMSGGFFYQYDPHGLLSGKASVDSILLGSIVGDDEQAVLHREAVHLLLAWHAEATGSTKALWLLEHWDTEQVHFVYGMPRALLQYQDADEILAAKPRKELVDELGSALVAHQVRKFKEDYRAGRSVLGGAVPSYGETDTETMFALLNNYTVLSAAQELALSKLPGVTDTSDPAVDKAVRNLLLTEDFFLVQKLQRYAREALAGYGDEELAVMVAAKRVGDYKESLRRRDVRSMDSPGTYGWILHQDTKNRERIGRLPGFEELFAQHALPDVAAAAARTIAPAS; from the coding sequence TTGACGACACGTGCCGCCCGGACGGGCCTGTACGACCCCGTGCTCGAGAAGAGTAGCTGCGGTGTGGGTTTCATCACCCGCAAGGACGGCACGCAAACCCACGAGATTCTCGCCAAGGCGCACGCCGCACTGTGTGAGGTGCCCCACCGAGGCGGCATGAACGCCGAGGGTGTCGGAGACGGGGCCGGGGTCAGCGTCGACCTGTCGGTGCGCCTGTTCCGCAAGCTCACCGGTATCGCCGACCTCGAGGCCGGCCGCTTCGGTGTGGGCAACTTCTTCCTCCCGAACAACCCGGAGTCGTACCCCGACGCGGAGTCGGTGATCACCCGCGGGCTCGCCGCACAGGGCCTCACCGTGCTGCTCACCCGCAACGTGCCCGTCGACGCCGCGGCCCTGCGGCCGGCGGCAGCCGCATACCAGCTGCCGATCCGACAGTGGGTGTTCGCCGCCCCGGACGGCTGTACCGATGCGACCGAGTTCGATCTGCGCATCCACGAGGCACTGCTCGAGATCGAGTCCGTCGCCTACACCGATCCGGCGCTGACCGGTCTCTATCCACTCTCGTTGAGCGCCCGCACCCAGGTCCTCAAGGGGCGGCTCAACTCGGGAGAGGTGATCCCCTACTTCCGGGATCTGGTCGACCCGGATCACGAAGTGCACACCCTGTACTTCCACACTCGCTTCTCCACCAACACCGATCCGCACCCCACGATGGCGCAGCCGTTCCGGCTGATGGCGCACAACGGTGAGCTCAACACAGACAAGAAGAACCGTCTCTCCGAGGCGGCGGTCGCCCGCGCTCGCAACCGCGAGATCATCCGTCCGCCCGGACAGTCCGACAGCTGCCGGCTGGACCAGACCTTGCAGAGCCGCGTCGTCGAGGACGGCCTCGGTCTCGTCGCCGCCGTCGTGTCGATGATGCCGCCCGCCTGGGAGAACGACACGTCGCTGTCGCCCGACGTCCGCGCGATGCTCGAGTTCTTCTCGCTCTACGAGGAGAAGAACGACGGCCCCGCCGCGCTGATCTTCGGCGACGGCTCGGTCGTCGGCGCTCGGCTCGACCGGCTCGGGCTGCGGCCGCTGCGCTCGGTGGAGACCGACGAGTACCTCTGCGTCACCTCCGAGGCGGGTCAGTTCGACTTCGACCCACAGACCGTCCTGCACCGCGGACGCATCGAAGCCGGTGGGATGCTGTACTTCGATCACCGTGCCGGACGGGCGTATTCGACCGACGAGGCTCTCGAACTGCTCGCCGCTCGTGAGGACTACGCGGCGCTCGTCGCGCAGGCGCGCAACACTCTCGAGTCGCTGCCCGAGATCCCGGTCGAACCCGGGCCGCAGCGCTACAACGGCGACCTGGAGCGCCATCAACGGTACGTCGCGTACTCGCACAACCAGGAGAGCTTCAAGTTCATGATGGACCCGATGCTCGCGTCGGGCCAGGAGAAGATCTCCGCGATGGGGTACGGCAACGCCATCAACGCACTCTCCGACGTCGAAGGCGGTGTGGCCAAGTACTTCTCGCAGCGCTTCGCCCAGGTCACCAACCCGGCACTGGACAGTATTCGCGAGGCGGACGGCATGACTCTGCGGGTGGCGCTCGGCGCGCGGCCGGGCAGCGGCGCCGTCGACGCTCCCCAGATCGTGGTGCCCACACCGATCCTCACGCATGCCGACATGCTCAGGATCCGCAAGCAGACGGCCACGCCGGTGCAGCGGTTCCCGATGCTCTACACCCCCGTGTACGGCGACCGGGACGCCAATGCCGCCGCGGTGGTCGCCGCGATCGATGCGCTCTGCGACGAAGTCGAGGCGTTCGCCCGGGAGCGCGGGGGCATCGTCATCGTCACCGACCGCCACGTGGCGTCCGATGCGGCGGCCCTGCCGCTGATCGTGGTCGTCTCGGCGATCAACCAACGCCTCATCGAGGAGGGCCTGCGGCTGCGTGCCTCCCTCGTCGCCGAGTCCGGCCAGATCTCGTCCTCGCACCATGTCGCGACCGCCCTCGGTTTCGGTGCGTCCGCGATCTACCCGCTGGCCGTGCAGTTGCGCGCCGAGGAGAAGTTCGCCGCCGACCCGGACGCCGCGTTCCGGAAGTTCGCGAAGGCATCCGAGAAGTCGCTCATGAAGACCATGGGACGCGTCGGACTGTGCACCGTGGAGAGCTACATCGGCGGCGAGTTCTTCGAGCCCAACTACCTCGACACCGACGACCCGGTGCTGCACCGGTACTTCCCGAACATGAAGACCCCGGTCGGTGGTGTGGGGTTCACCACCGTCGCCCAGGCCGTCGCCGATTGGCACGAGCGGGCACGGACCGTCCAGGGTGAGAAGGACATTCCTCTGCTCGGGCTGTTCAAGGAGCGAGCCGAAGGCGCGGGTCACTCGTACGGCACCACTGCGGTGCGCGGGTTCGTCGACCTCACCGAGGAGCCCATCTCGTTCGACACCTCCGGGTCGCAGGACCACACCGACGCACTGCGTCTGCTACCGCTCCACCGGCTCGAGGATGCCTTCGGCATCGACGACGACGCCTACCGCAACGCCGGGTTCCGAGCACTCACACCGGAGGCGGTCGACGGCTTCACCATCACCCCCGGCTACCGGGCCTTCTCCCGGACCATGGCCGAGGAGCGCTCCCGCCGCCCCGCCGCGCTGCGGGACGTGCTCGAGTTGCCTGCCGACGTGACGTTCGCGGTCACGGCCGACGACTTCACCCGCGAGATGGGCCCGTACAGCCGCACCGGGAACAACCACTACGTGGTGCGCGGACTGGAACCGGAGGCGCTGGGCGAGGACCGCTTCCGGCTCCGCCTCACCGGTCCGCACCGCGGCGACGGCGGACGCCTCGAGGCGCTCGGCACGTCGCTGGCCGCACGTTTCGGTGCCGACGTGCTCGAGCGCGTGGTCGACGGCGAGGCACTCGTGGTGCGGGTGGCGGGGCCGGCTCTGGCGTACGTCGGGCTGCTGCGGGCCGCGCCCGCCGCGATCTCCCTCGACGAGGTGCAGCCGGCCGGCGCGATCACCCCGCGCCTGACGTCCGGTGCGATGAGCCACGGCGCACTGAACGCCAACGCCCACGAGGCCGTCGCACACGGGACGAACATGGTCGGCGGCATGTCCAACTGCGGTGAGGGCGGCGAACACATCTCCCGCTTCGGCACCATCCGCGGCTCGCGGATCAAGCAGTTCGCGTCCGGCCGGTTCGGCGTGTGGGCCGGCTACCTGGCCGACCCGATGCTCGAGGAACTCGAGATCAAGATCGCGCAGGGCGCCAAACCCGGCGAGGGCGGGCAGTTGCCCGCACCGAAGGTGACCGTCGAGATCGCCGCCGCCCGCGGCGGCACTCCCGGAGTCGAACTGGTCTCTCCCCCACCACATCACGACACCTACTCGATCGAGGACCTGGCGCAGTTGATCCACGACTGCAAGGCCTCCCGGGTCCGCGTCATCGTCAAACTGGTGTCCTCGGAAGGCATCGGCACCATCGCGGTGGGTGTCGCGAAGGCCGGGGCGGACGTCATCAACGTCGCCGGAAACACCGGCGGCACCGGGGCCGCCGCCGTCACCAGCCTCAAGTACGCGGGCCGCTCCGCGGAGATCGGTGTCGCCGAGGTCCATCAGGCGCTCAGTGCGAACGGGCTGCGCGACAAGGTGCTGCTGCGCTGTTCGGGCGCGCACCAGACCGGCAGCGACGTCGTCAAGTCGGCGCTGCTCGGCGCGGACAGCTTCGAGTTCGGCACCACCGCACTGATGATGCTCAAGTGCGTGATGGCCAAGAACTGCAACGTCAAGTGCCCGGCCGGGCTCACCACCAACCCGGAGGTCTTCGACGGCGATCCGCGGGCGATGGCGCAGTACCTGCTCAACATCGCGCACGAGACCCGCGAGTTGCTCTCCGAACTGGGCCTGCGCTCGCTCCGCGAAGCGCGTGGTCGCACTGACCTGCTGCAACTTCTCGACCACCCCTCGGGTGTCGGTGCGCTCGACCTGCGGGCCATGCTCACCGTCGTCGACGAGATCCGCGTGGAGAACCCCGTGTACCTCGAGAAGGACTACACCCTCGACGACGGCTGGCTCACCGAACTGCGTGCGGCCCTGATCGACGACGGCGCCGAGACTGTGCGGCTGGGCGGCGGAGTCGTGCTCGGCAACCGGAACAAGACGGTCGGCGGTCAGCTGTCGGTCGACATCGAGCGGATGCTCAACCACGAACTGGGCGAGCAGCTTCCGCCGGCGGCTCTGCGGGACGACCGTGGCCGCGGGTACCTGCGAGCGGACTCGGTGCGGATCGAGACCACCGGGTCCGCGGGCCTGTCGTACGCCGCGTTCTGCAACGACGGCATGCGGATGACGCACACCGGAACCTGCAACGACGGCGTCGGCAAGGGCGCGTCCGGTGGCGTGATCGTGGTGCGCTCCCCCGGCGGCGGCTCCCCCGCCACCGGAGGGAACGTCCTCATCGGGAACTTCGCTCTGTTCGGCGCCACGGGCGGACGCACGTTCGTCGAGGGCGCGGCCGGGGACCGCTTCGCGGTGCGCAACTCCGGCGCCACCGCGGTGGTCGAAGGCGTCGGCGACTTCGCCTGCGAGTACATGACCAACGGCGCCGTCCTCAATCTCGGCGGGTTCGGCAAGGGCGTCGGCAACGGCATGTCCGGTGGCTTCTTCTACCAGTACGATCCGCACGGACTGCTGTCCGGCAAGGCCAGTGTGGATTCGATCCTGCTCGGGTCGATCGTCGGCGACGACGAGCAGGCCGTGCTGCACCGCGAGGCGGTGCACCTGTTGCTGGCCTGGCATGCCGAGGCCACCGGATCCACCAAGGCCCTGTGGTTGCTCGAGCACTGGGACACCGAGCAGGTGCACTTCGTGTACGGCATGCCGCGGGCGCTTCTGCAGTACCAGGACGCGGACGAGATCCTGGCAGCCAAGCCCCGCAAGGAACTCGTCGACGAGCTGGGATCCGCACTGGTCGCCCATCAGGTCCGCAAGTTCAAGGAGGACTACCGCGCCGGGCGCAGCGTGCTGGGCGGGGCCGTTCCCTCCTACGGCGAGACCGACACGGAGACCATGTTCGCGCTGCTCAACAACTACACGGTGCTCAGCGCCGCGCAGGAGCTGGCGCTGTCGAAGCTCCCCGGCGTCACCGACACGTCGGATCCGGCCGTGGACAAGGCTGTCCGGAACCTGCTTCTCACCGAGGATTTCTTCCTGGTCCAGAAGCTGCAGCGGTACGCCCGGGAGGCACTGGCCGGGTACGGAGACGAGGAGCTCGCGGTGATGGTGGCGGCCAAGCGGGTCGGCGACTACAAGGAGTCCCTGCGCCGCCGTGACGTGCGGTCCATGGACAGCCCGGGAACGTACGGCTGGATCCTGCACCAGGACACCAAGAACCGGGAGCGCATCGGCCGCCTGCCCGGGTTCGAGGAGCTGTTCGCCCAGCACGCGCTCCCCGACGTCGCCGCCGCGGCGGCCCGCACGATCGCACCGGCGTCGTGA
- a CDS encoding sulfite reductase subunit alpha, whose protein sequence is MTALYIPQDAPFSTDQRVWLSGFLAGVQSRLLVAADAAGSGATSSAPVVHVLYGSQTGNAESVAEDAAEAARAQGLSPVVSALDDMDLDRLTTVERLLVVTSTYGEGEMPDNAELFWEALSAEGTPRLEQCEFAVLALGDTGYDGFCQAGKVIDTRLEQLGARRLTARVDCDVDYEDAAAAWVAETVPLLAAEAGAGAGAGAGADATLPEVAAKPKRKRSQWTRKNPYASTVAVNRCLSKPGSAKEIRHYEFALAESGLEYEAGDALGVMPINDPVLVQAVIDRLGIDGDTSVAGHDRPLRDVLAYSLEIRTPSHELITEIEQRAGDDELSHVVRHGDKEALDAWLWGKDVLDLLLLDPSPAFEVDEFTGLLRPLQHRAYSISSSPKAVPGSVHLTVASVRHCTDGRDRGGVCSTFLADRIGDGECAGIFVSPNKSFRVPTDDGAPMIMVGPGTGVAPFRAFLQERRARGASGKNWLFFGDQHRASDYIYEDELTQFADEGVLHRLDLAFSRDQADKVYVQTRMAEHGKELFGWLEEGGHFYVCGDASRMAKDVDRALHAVIETHGGMSADAASEYVNTLKREKRYLRDVY, encoded by the coding sequence GTGACCGCGCTGTACATCCCGCAGGATGCCCCGTTCAGCACCGACCAGCGAGTGTGGCTGTCCGGGTTCCTCGCGGGCGTGCAATCGCGGCTCCTCGTCGCCGCCGACGCCGCCGGGTCCGGCGCAACGAGTTCGGCTCCGGTCGTGCACGTGCTGTACGGCAGCCAGACCGGCAACGCCGAGTCCGTCGCCGAGGACGCCGCCGAAGCGGCTCGCGCACAGGGCCTCTCCCCGGTCGTGTCCGCACTCGACGACATGGACCTCGATCGGCTGACGACGGTCGAGCGACTCCTGGTCGTCACGTCCACGTACGGCGAGGGCGAGATGCCCGACAACGCCGAACTGTTCTGGGAGGCGCTGTCCGCCGAGGGCACGCCGCGACTCGAGCAGTGTGAGTTTGCGGTGCTCGCCCTCGGCGACACCGGCTATGACGGTTTCTGTCAGGCCGGCAAGGTGATCGACACCAGGCTCGAGCAGCTCGGTGCCAGGCGTCTGACCGCCCGGGTGGACTGCGACGTCGACTACGAGGACGCTGCGGCCGCATGGGTCGCCGAGACCGTGCCGCTGCTGGCTGCCGAGGCCGGGGCCGGGGCCGGGGCCGGGGCCGGAGCCGACGCCACACTGCCCGAGGTCGCGGCGAAGCCGAAGCGCAAGCGCTCACAGTGGACCCGCAAGAACCCGTACGCCTCGACCGTCGCCGTCAACCGTTGCCTGTCGAAGCCCGGCTCCGCGAAGGAAATCCGGCACTACGAATTCGCCCTCGCCGAGTCGGGACTCGAGTACGAGGCCGGGGACGCGCTCGGGGTCATGCCGATCAACGACCCGGTCCTGGTCCAGGCCGTCATCGACCGGCTCGGCATCGACGGTGACACCTCGGTGGCCGGCCACGATCGGCCGCTGCGCGACGTTCTGGCGTACAGCCTCGAGATCCGGACCCCGTCGCACGAGCTGATCACCGAGATCGAACAGCGCGCCGGCGACGACGAACTCAGCCACGTGGTCCGGCACGGCGACAAGGAAGCCCTGGACGCCTGGCTCTGGGGCAAGGATGTGCTCGATCTTCTCCTCCTCGACCCGTCCCCGGCGTTCGAGGTGGACGAGTTCACCGGACTACTGCGGCCTCTGCAGCACCGCGCCTACTCGATCTCGTCGAGTCCCAAGGCGGTCCCGGGCTCCGTCCACCTCACCGTGGCGAGTGTCCGGCACTGCACCGACGGACGCGACCGGGGTGGTGTGTGCTCGACGTTCCTCGCGGACCGGATCGGGGACGGCGAGTGTGCGGGAATCTTCGTCTCGCCCAACAAGTCGTTCCGCGTTCCCACCGACGACGGCGCGCCGATGATCATGGTCGGCCCGGGTACCGGCGTCGCACCGTTCCGGGCCTTCCTGCAGGAGCGCCGGGCACGCGGTGCGTCCGGGAAGAACTGGCTGTTCTTCGGTGATCAGCACCGGGCGTCGGACTACATCTACGAGGACGAGCTGACGCAGTTCGCCGACGAGGGTGTGCTGCACCGGCTGGACCTGGCGTTCTCCCGCGACCAGGCCGACAAGGTGTACGTACAGACGCGGATGGCGGAGCACGGCAAGGAACTGTTCGGCTGGCTCGAGGAAGGTGGGCACTTCTACGTGTGCGGCGATGCGAGCCGGATGGCGAAGGACGTCGACCGGGCACTGCACGCGGTGATCGAAACCCACGGCGGCATGTCCGCGGACGCGGCGAGCGAGTACGTGAACACCCTCAAGCGGGAGAAGCGGTACCTGCGCGACGTGTACTGA
- a CDS encoding DUF3558 domain-containing protein, whose protein sequence is MTLRRWAGSAGIVTVLGLSLASCGTDSDDPDASGDTLAVATSTTREPRSTDESGRPPVLFDPCLDLPDDAIEAAGLDPSTEKVSDLTGGEDRTFLTCAYMDPRVKGVNVISTNTTFEEYVERDERAQITDISYADIDGRRAMFNADRHFDKCVLTVETSFGALTITRDVFGGDTPPGERCAGMDGMMRVFLPYLPVGA, encoded by the coding sequence ATGACACTGCGGCGCTGGGCCGGTTCGGCCGGGATCGTCACCGTTCTCGGACTGTCCCTTGCCTCGTGCGGCACGGACAGCGACGATCCCGACGCATCCGGGGACACTCTCGCGGTAGCAACCTCGACAACTCGCGAACCCCGGTCCACCGATGAATCGGGGCGGCCTCCGGTGCTTTTCGACCCCTGCCTCGACCTCCCCGACGACGCGATCGAGGCGGCGGGGCTGGACCCCTCCACGGAGAAGGTCAGCGATCTGACCGGCGGCGAAGACCGGACCTTTCTCACCTGCGCGTACATGGATCCACGAGTGAAAGGCGTCAATGTCATCTCCACGAATACCACATTCGAGGAGTACGTCGAGAGAGACGAACGCGCCCAGATCACCGATATCAGCTACGCCGACATCGACGGCAGACGCGCCATGTTCAATGCCGACCGGCACTTCGACAAATGCGTGCTCACCGTCGAAACCTCGTTCGGAGCTCTCACGATCACGCGGGACGTCTTCGGCGGCGATACGCCCCCCGGAGAGAGATGTGCGGGGATGGACGGGATGATGCGAGTGTTCTTACCGTACCTGCCGGTGGGCGCATAG
- a CDS encoding ABC transporter substrate-binding protein has product MTVAYAAKTVDDVRWNQIVDDLTRRQFGAGLGVAALAALAAACSGSDAATGDTSGTRAVEHARGVTDVPFRAERVVVLDSLPIDTVVSLGVTPVGAAEAGSASSLPEYLGSGLDGTESVGKIAEPNLESIARLQPDLILSNDQRHGEIYESLSNIAPTVFAASPAVDWQGSIHLYADALGRTETADEALTRYHERTAALKERFAANPRTAHILRVVDPGVRLHGPRTFGGSVLTEAGLLVTGHEWDAKNDMAELSLEHVGLVDSDLLFIANNLPEGDLGLPPELVSQFGAAESGGIRQVDYRIWITGIGLAGANRILDDLETALA; this is encoded by the coding sequence ATGACAGTGGCGTATGCGGCGAAGACGGTCGACGACGTGCGATGGAATCAGATCGTGGACGACCTCACCCGGCGGCAGTTCGGTGCAGGTCTCGGCGTCGCGGCGCTGGCGGCATTGGCCGCCGCATGCAGCGGATCCGACGCGGCCACCGGCGACACGTCGGGGACGCGGGCGGTGGAACATGCTCGTGGTGTCACCGATGTGCCGTTCCGCGCGGAACGAGTGGTCGTCCTCGACAGCCTCCCGATCGACACCGTCGTCAGTCTCGGCGTCACACCTGTGGGTGCGGCGGAGGCCGGGTCCGCCTCCTCGTTGCCCGAGTACCTCGGCAGCGGGCTCGACGGCACCGAGTCCGTCGGCAAGATCGCGGAGCCGAACCTCGAATCGATTGCGCGCCTGCAGCCCGACTTGATCCTGTCCAACGATCAGCGGCACGGCGAGATCTACGAGTCCCTGTCGAACATCGCACCCACCGTGTTCGCCGCATCGCCGGCCGTCGACTGGCAGGGCAGCATCCACCTCTACGCCGACGCCCTGGGACGCACCGAGACGGCGGACGAAGCACTCACTCGCTACCACGAGCGGACCGCGGCGCTGAAGGAACGTTTCGCGGCGAATCCCCGTACCGCGCACATCCTGCGGGTCGTCGACCCGGGAGTTCGGCTGCACGGCCCGCGCACGTTCGGCGGATCCGTGCTCACCGAGGCCGGTCTGCTGGTCACCGGGCACGAGTGGGATGCCAAGAACGACATGGCCGAACTGTCACTCGAGCATGTCGGTCTGGTCGACTCGGACCTACTGTTCATCGCCAACAACCTGCCCGAGGGCGATCTCGGTCTGCCGCCCGAACTGGTCTCGCAGTTCGGTGCGGCCGAGAGCGGGGGTATCCGCCAGGTCGACTACCGGATCTGGATCACCGGCATCGGACTCGCAGGCGCCAACCGCATCCTGGACGATCTCGAGACGGCGCTCGCCTGA
- a CDS encoding alpha/beta hydrolase family protein, with the protein MRKPLALLRRTFVAVALCMTLGATGWVGTAAAEPAAVPSVGHRWAEIGPYTPEVSIGLVHTLYYPRDLGQRGEKHPIVLWGNGTGALPGAYASLLRHYASHGFVVVAANSPNVNFAITMRSGIDLMEREAADPNSVFFGNVDLDRIGAAGHSQGGSGAINAAIDKRVDTVVAIQPGPLNDVDLIDVPVLYLAGQFDLIVRPALVRALYEDADHVPAEYLELRGAIHFGTAITGGANRGPSTAWLRYWLLDDPNAATEFFGENCGYCSDTRQFSGFERNELARQIPG; encoded by the coding sequence ATGCGGAAACCCCTCGCGCTGCTCCGAAGAACCTTCGTAGCCGTGGCCCTGTGCATGACACTCGGGGCAACCGGGTGGGTCGGGACGGCTGCCGCGGAACCGGCGGCCGTCCCGAGCGTGGGACACCGATGGGCCGAGATCGGGCCGTACACGCCGGAGGTTTCGATCGGGCTGGTGCACACCCTGTACTACCCGCGTGACCTCGGTCAGCGCGGCGAGAAGCATCCGATAGTCCTCTGGGGCAACGGCACCGGAGCACTCCCCGGTGCCTATGCGTCCCTGCTGCGTCACTACGCCAGCCACGGGTTCGTGGTCGTCGCGGCGAACAGCCCGAACGTGAACTTCGCGATCACCATGCGTTCCGGGATCGACCTCATGGAACGCGAGGCGGCGGACCCGAACAGTGTGTTCTTCGGGAATGTGGACCTGGACCGGATCGGTGCGGCGGGGCACTCACAGGGCGGCTCGGGCGCGATCAACGCGGCGATCGACAAACGCGTCGATACCGTTGTCGCCATTCAGCCCGGCCCGCTCAACGACGTCGATCTCATCGACGTGCCCGTCCTCTACCTTGCCGGGCAGTTCGACCTCATCGTCCGGCCGGCACTGGTACGTGCGTTGTATGAGGACGCCGATCACGTACCTGCCGAGTACCTGGAACTTCGGGGGGCCATCCACTTCGGGACAGCCATCACCGGAGGTGCCAACCGCGGACCGAGCACGGCATGGTTGCGGTACTGGCTGCTCGACGACCCGAACGCCGCCACCGAGTTCTTCGGCGAGAACTGCGGCTACTGCTCGGATACCCGGCAGTTCTCGGGATTCGAGCGCAACGAGCTGGCGCGGCAGATACCGGGCTAA